Proteins encoded within one genomic window of Triticum aestivum cultivar Chinese Spring chromosome 2D, IWGSC CS RefSeq v2.1, whole genome shotgun sequence:
- the LOC123054404 gene encoding maltose excess protein 1-like, chloroplastic: MSSPSLPSVRLPLRPSPAAATTPLSRRGAPVRSLAASPAPAVALKPLVSKAPASGSYRSALLLHRRRYALPETAVSEPTPKVTKEYQDWDSLTGKFAGSANVPFLLLQLPQIILNYRNLVDGNKTALFAVPWLGMLTGLLGNLALVSYFAKKRETEAVIVQTLGVISTYVVIVQLAMAESMPFPQFVATSAVVGAGLVLNLLNYIGWLPETLWLLWEDFTTIGGLTVLPQVMWSTFVPVIPSSILPGIICGSLAVAAVAMARMGKLSEGGTKFVGSLSGWTATLLFMWMPVAQMWTNYLNPSNIEGLSAFSMLLSMIGNALMIPRSVFIRDLMWFTGSIWACALQGWGNLACMYCCNSISREFFFATTFGLLLWLGFTFGRDTDAYGHSSPMDSLKELIFGK; the protein is encoded by the exons ATGTCGTCGCCGTCGCTGCCCTCGGTCCGCCTCCCGCTGCGCCCGTCCCCGGCCGCGGCGACAACGCCGCTCTCCCGCCGGGGCGCGCCCGTCCGCTCCCTCGCGGCAtcccccgcccccgccgtcgccctcaaGCCCCTCGTCTCCAAGGCGCCCGCGTCCGGCTCCTACCGCTccgcgctcctcctccaccgccgccgctatGCGCTGCCCGAGACCGCCGTCTCCGAACCAACCCCCAAG GTCACCAAGGAGTACCAGGACTGGGACTCCCTGACGGGCAAGTTCGCGGGCAGCGCCAACGTGcccttcctcctcctccagctCCCGCAGATCATCCTCAACTACCGCAACCTCGTCGACGGCAACAAGACCGCCCTCTTCGCCGTCCCATGGCTC GGGATGCTCACCGGGCTGCTCGGCAACCTGGCGCTCGTGTCCTACTTCGCCAAGAAGAGGGAGACGGAGGCTGTCATCGTGCAGACGCTGGGCGTTATCTCCACCTACGTGGTCATCGTCCAGCTTGCCATGGCGGAGTCCATGCCCTTCCCGCAGTTTGTGGCCACTTCGGCTGTTGTCGGCGCCGGGCTTGTCCTCAACTTGCTCAATTACATTGGGTGGCTCCCAGAGACCCTCTGGCTGCTATGGGAGGATTTCACGACAATCGGCGGCCTTACCGTGCTCCCTCAG GTCATGTGGTCAACGTTTGTTCCCGTCATCCCCAGTAGCATACTGCCTGGCATAATCTGTGGCTCTttggctgttgctgctgttgccATG GCAAGGATGGGCAAGCTTTCCGAAGGAGGAACTAAATTTGTGGGGTCGTTGTCTGGTTGGACTGCCACACTTTTGTTCATGTGGATGCCAGTTGCACAGATG TGGACAAACTATCTCAACCCAAGTAACATCGAAGGACTGTCAGCGTTCTCAATGTTGCTTTCAATGATTGGAAATGCACTTATGATTCCTCGTTCTGTATTTATCAGAGATCTGATGTG GTTCACCGGTTCTATTTGGGCATGTGCCCTACAAGGTTGGGGCAACCTGGCCTGCATGTACTG CTGCAACAGCATCAGCAGAGAATTTTTCTTCGCGACGACATTTGGATTGCTTCTGTGGCTAG GTTTCACCTTCGGGAGAGATACCGATGCCTACGGCCACAGCTCACCCATGGATTCTCTGAAGGAGCTGATCTTCGGGAAGTGA